The following proteins are encoded in a genomic region of Xylocopa sonorina isolate GNS202 chromosome 14, iyXylSono1_principal, whole genome shotgun sequence:
- the LOC143430481 gene encoding uncharacterized protein LOC143430481 yields the protein MAHRIFITDQDTRVRLLVETDADLCVFPRSRIQGKPLQADYSLHAANGTLIATYDAIALKLNFSLRREIVWRFVVADVETPIIGIDFVTYYNLLVDPRNRRLIDKTTNLFTCDAAVRSSAGSLNSQTSPGHLFLTPRRSGIRFSTISRQPQSRLSSANLVEGRNRPDAPSRRNPTFEEPLGITITPGSKERRERDTSLWGLPGLEHAYSARQISVTPGDTEKTAIAILFRLFEFIFMPFCLRNAGQTCQRFVDQITRGLDFVFAYIDDFLIASENEAEHREYLRILFSRLSEHGIAFNDIKKGLAEASMLAHPIPSAPINMVDASDYTVRAVLQQFAKDSWQPLASFTKALSAAQRKYSACDLYTDHKPLTFAFKQNLEKCSPRQFRYLDFISQFTTEIRHINTFVVQCDSTEFLPRPKFNCRGAKT from the exons ATGGCTCACCGCATTTTTATAACTGACCAAGACACGCGAGTTCGACTTTTAGTGGAAACTGACGCCGATTTGTGTGTATTTCCGCGTTCGCGAATTCAGGGAAAGCCACTGCAAGCGGACTATTCGTTGCATGCAGCCAACGGCACCCTCATCGCGACGTACGATGCTATCGCGTTAAAACTAAACTTTTCGCTACGCCGCGAAATCGTGTGGCGTTTTGTAGTGGCCGACGTAGAAACACCGATTATTGGTATAGACTTTGTTACCTACTACAATCTTTTAGTAGACCCGCGAAATAGACGGTTAATAGACAAAACCACGAACTTATTTACGTGTGATGCAGCAGTGCGCAGTAGTGCAGGTTCT CTGAATAGCCAAACCTCACCAGGCCACCTGTTTTTGACCCCGAGGAGGTCAGGCATTCGATTCAGCACCATATCGAGACAACCCCAGAGCCGCCTGTCTTCAGCAAACCTCGTCGAAGGCCGAAATCGACCTGATGCTCCGTCAAGGCGTAATCCGACCTTCGAAGAGCCCCTGGGCATAACCATTACACCTGGTTCCAAAGAAAGACGGGAACGCGATACGTCCTTGTGGGGACTACCGGGCCTTGAACACGCGTACAGTGCCCGACAG ATATCCGTCACGCCAGGTGATACAGAGAAAACGGCTATAGCTATCCTTTTTAGGTTATTTGAATTTATTTTTATGCCGTTTTGTCTGCGAAACGCTGGTCAAACTTGCCAGCGCTTCGTAGACCAGATCACTCGCGGACTCGATTTCGTTTTTGCGTACATAGATGATTTCCTCATTGCGTCGGAAAACGAAGCCGAGCATAGGGAATATCTTAGAATTTTATTTAGCCGTTTATCCGAACACGGAATC GCTTTCAATGATATAAAAAAAGGTCTAGCCGAGGCCTCGATGCTAGCGCACCCGATTCCAAGTGCACCAATAAACATGGTGGACGCGTCCGACTACACCGTTAGAGCAGTCCTTCAGCAATTCGCGAAAGACTCCTGGCAGCCTTTAGCGTCTTTTACGAAAGCCCTTTCCGCAGCTCAGCGAAAATATAGCGCCTGCGACC TTTATACAGACCATAAACCGCTTACATTCGCATTTAAACAAAATTTAGAAAAATGTTCGCCACGGCAATTCCGTTATTTAGATTTTATAAGTCAGTTTACCACTGAAATAAGGCACATTAACACGTTCGTCGTCCAGTGCGATTCGACTGAGTTTCTCCCGCGACCCAAATTCAACTGTCGGGGCGCCAAAACATAA